DNA sequence from the Chryseobacterium indicum genome:
AAATCAAACACGAACATCGGTGTAGATTCGTGAAATATGTGAGAAAATAAAAATGAAAAACCTCATCAAAATATCATTCCTTACCATCACATTACTCTGTGTTTTATCCTGCAAAACACAACAATTTTCCACACCCGAATTTGGAAAAAGAGAAACTGGAAAAGATATTCAGATTAAAAAAGTCAACAATTTCAGAACGGTTGGGAACATCAGAAATATTGACGGGAGAACCCTGAAAGATGGTAAGCTGTACAGAAGCGGAAATTTATATAAACTGAAAAATTCTTCTTTTAAACAACTTGAAAATTTAGGCATCAGAGAAATTATCGATCTTCGGAATTCAAAGGAGATTGCAAAGAAGCCCGATCATCTTCCGGAAGGAATTGTTTACAAAAATTATTCTGCGTTTGAAGACAAAGGCGATCAGTTGGATCAGGCAAAGAAATTGGTGTTAAAAGGAAAGGTCAACGGTGCAGATGCAGACAAAAGAATGCATGATTTTTATAAAGACTACGTTACGGAAAACCCGGAAATCATAAGAAAAATTATCACAGAAATTTTAGAATCAGATCAGCCTGTTTTATACCACTGTACTGCAGGGAAAGACAGAACCGGAATCACCACCGCTATGATTCTGACAATTTTAAAATTCGATAAAGAAACCATTTATAACGATTATCTTTTATCCAATAATTACAGGGAAAAATTAATTAACAAAAGACTTCATCTCGCCGATAACCTGCATTTTATCTACCCGAAATTAGACATCAAAGTTCTGGAAAAATTAAGCTGGATAGAAACCGGTTATCTGGATGCCGCTTTTAATGAAATTAACAACAAATACGGTTCTATGGATCGATATATTCAAGAGGCTTTGGGAATTTCTGAAAATAAAAGACAGGAATATATTCTTAAGTTTACATATTGATAATTTAGCTTTATTTTCTTCAATAAAATCCATTAAAATTTATAATAATTTTAACGCTAAAAAACCAAACTTTTTTAGCAATTTTGCATTCTTAATTCACTTGTTTAGAAATGAAAATAAAGTACTCGGAAC
Encoded proteins:
- a CDS encoding tyrosine-protein phosphatase, producing MKNLIKISFLTITLLCVLSCKTQQFSTPEFGKRETGKDIQIKKVNNFRTVGNIRNIDGRTLKDGKLYRSGNLYKLKNSSFKQLENLGIREIIDLRNSKEIAKKPDHLPEGIVYKNYSAFEDKGDQLDQAKKLVLKGKVNGADADKRMHDFYKDYVTENPEIIRKIITEILESDQPVLYHCTAGKDRTGITTAMILTILKFDKETIYNDYLLSNNYREKLINKRLHLADNLHFIYPKLDIKVLEKLSWIETGYLDAAFNEINNKYGSMDRYIQEALGISENKRQEYILKFTY